A window of the Cucurbita pepo subsp. pepo cultivar mu-cu-16 chromosome LG01, ASM280686v2, whole genome shotgun sequence genome harbors these coding sequences:
- the LOC111784934 gene encoding uncharacterized protein LOC111784934 yields MAIEVCSEISTLGISPRISFSHDLNQADSLPSSSDCNRGRLDLTLPESDFDFCIGNLLMQDLSSADQLFCNGKILPVEIKKSIVSKPNESTPPIPTTSVSSEKKSLKELLSASFDAEEKPQSKSSFWQFKRSSSLNCETSKSRGFIRSLHFLSRSNSTGSALNLQKQPSISSTKSSVSSCSNSYFANSCSQKTSTRTNFGANSGNGVRIMSPLLNLPPPYISKVTVSFFGFGSLFCNGKNKKKNK; encoded by the coding sequence ATGGCGATTGAAGTTTGCTCTGAGATTTCCACTCTAGGAATCAGTCCGAGAATCTCGTTTTCGCATGATCTGAACCAGGCCGATTCGTTGCCTTCTTCTTCCGATTGCAACCGCGGTCGCTTGGATTTAACTCTTCCGGAATCCGATTTCGATTTCTGCATTGGCAATCTTCTTATGCAAGATCTCTCCTCTGCGGATCAGCTTTTCTGCAATGGAAAAATTCTCCCCGTCGAAATCAAGAAATCGATCGTTTCTAAACCTAACGAATCGACTCCTCCAATTCCGACAACTTCAGTCTCCTCCGAGAAGAAGAGCCTGAAAGAACTTCTATCCGCGAGTTTCGATGCGGAGGAGAAACCGCAATCCAAATCGTCGTTCTGGCAGTTCAAGCGAAGCAGTAGTCTCAATTGCGAAACCTCCAAGAGTAGAGGTTTCATACgatccttgcattttctctccaGAAGCAACTCCACTGGTTCGGCTTTGAATTTGCAGAAACAGCCTTCGATTTCGAGTACAAAATCGTCGGTATCTTCTTGCTCCAACTCGTATTTCGCAAATTCCTGCTCTCAGAAGACTTCGACGAGGACGAATTTCGGGGCGAACAGTGGAAATGGAGTTCGAATAATGAGTCCTCTTCTCAACCTCCCTCCGCCATACATTTCCAAAGTAACTGTGAGTTTTTTTGGATTCGGTTCTCTGTTTTGCaatggaaagaacaaaaagaagaacaaataa